A genomic region of Fusarium oxysporum Fo47 chromosome VI, complete sequence contains the following coding sequences:
- a CDS encoding peptidase M24, structural domain-containing protein produces the protein MANFDWHAERTDLSGIALLDRAPESEGIDLKQVRLYRQGRLREQMVKYGVDAVILSDPVNIRYATGTRNMQIFSMRNAPSRYLLLTAKRSILFEFTGCSHLADGYETVDEVRAAKTASFVAAGPKIEEREKAWALDMAELISQIIDKPTAEIAVGLERLNANTAIQLRDSGFKIVDAQRPVEMARAIKSPEEVKCVVASLRATEVAVGKLREAIRPGLTENELWSVLHKSVIEQNGDYCETRLLSAGSRTNPWFQETASYKIQPNDLVALDTDVVGCHGYYSDFSRTFHAGPDPPSEKQKELYRVAHEQVTHNMRILKPGMTFREYSDQSWDIPAKYYENRYYLSAHGCGLTGEYPYLYHHGDFPDAGYDGVIEPGMVICVESYIGEEEGTEGVKLEQQVLITETGIKLLSEFPFESSLLD, from the exons ATGGCTAACTTCGATTGGCATGCTGAGAGAACTGATCTCTCTGGTATCGCACTTTTGGATCGTGCCCCGGAGAGCGAGGGTATCGATCTCAAACAAGTCCGCCTCTATCGCCAAGGTCGACTTCGAGAGCAGATGGTCAAGTACGGCGTTGATGCTGTCATCCTATCTGATCCTGTCAACATCCGCTATGCAACTGGTACCCGAAACATGCAA ATCTTTAGCATGCGCAATGCCCCATCTCGTTACCTCCTTCTCACGGCCAAACGATCGATCCTTTTCGAGTTTACAGGGTGCTCTCATCTCGCTGACGGATACGAAACAGTCGACGAAGTACGCGCTGCGAAAACGGCTAGCTTCGTCGCCGCCGGTCCCAAGATCGAAGAACGAGAAAAGGCTTGGGCGTTGGACATGGCCGAGCTTATCAGCCAAATCATCGACAAGCCCACGGCTGAGATTGCAGTGGGTTTGGAGCGTCTCAATGCTAATACTGCTATACAACTTCGCGACTCTGGTTTTAAGATCGTAGATGCGCAAAGGCCTGTCGAAATGGCACGCGCTATCAAGTCTCCAGAGGAGGTCAAGTGTGTAGTTGCATCTTTGCGCGCCACCGAGGTTGCTGTGGGAAAGTTGCGCGAGGCAATTCGTCCAGGCCTGACTGAAAATGAGCTCTGGTCAGTGCTACATAAGTCTGTTATTGAACAAAATGGAGATTATTGCGAGACGCGCTTGTTAAGTGCAGGCTCGCGCACCAACCCTTGGTTTCAAGAGACAGCAAGCTACAAGATACAACCTAACGACCTTGTTGCTCTTGACACTGACGTGGTTGGCTGCCACGGGTATTATTCTGATTTCTCACGGACGTTTCATGCTGGGCCCGACCCTCCCAGCGAGAAACAAAAGGAGCTTTATAGAGTGGCACATGAGCAG GTTACGCATAATATGAGAATCCTCAAACCAGGCATGACATTTCGCGAATACTCTGATCAATCTTGGGACATCCCAGCTAAATACTACGAGAATCGCTATTATCTCTCCGCCCACGGATGTGGGCTGACAGGTGAATACCCCTATCTCTATCACCACGGTGACTTCCCCGATGCAGGCTATGATGGTGTTATCGAGCCGGGTATGGTTATTTGCGTAGAAAGTTATATcggcgaggaggagggaaCCGAGGGTGTCAAGCTTGAGCAACAGGTATTAATTACCGAAACAGGCATCAAACTTCTTTCAGAGTTCCCCTTTGAGTCTTCTTTACTAGATTAG
- a CDS encoding uncharacterized protein (expressed protein), translating into MSSMLTKSIFQIKILQSHLHSPPSNVPLEALADVVDIYCRMIHLQPLPLFRPNELLDYLRSSTRHLLYSFLALGLSLKAQIAHLPTRSDLIENYARCARDEVQDLASQGIARLQVVQSLCLLALSDILICKPYQAQMTIGTASRLEACRLAANDAFSEPVDTDLSLRCSWSVYILERVFSPRFCVSDEEIPGPDFPQSAHIPPPSSSSGSEDYPSDLYNPYTSSVDHGVTAYYIRMVSNWGHISLWLHHIQYAKPESPWLPGSKYAQLIARVYECDSQLPAGHLLRNVAFSKRSPTEVLQQREYWIPWVLMQVQCHAYLSILNHPFIHLVAVRNCSKGLQSGIFLQHTIDAARFHSNWVFHFLRLCDEHQLELRDPFIGHLVAAVATIPWLLQFVEDKQVSQKAAHDVTWCSMYLSRISQTWPYIYQKLELIQSLQLIAEYHGQNLHDNGRGVTFPPRLLWELLDPDMCHKGPQRGGPEQAPQARIQITTHMTHPLAESSTRPTASDLAPDLSSTFDENGGDPEQVYIDDLVSHFMLYSGYGQIA; encoded by the exons ATGTCTTCGATGCTGACGAAGTCAATATTCCAGATCAAGATCCTTCAATCCCATCTACATTCGCCCCCATCGA ATGTACCACTCGAAGCGCTCGCCGATGTTGTTGACATCTACTGCAGGATGATTCATCTGCAACCTCTGCCCTTATTCCGACCAAACGAATTATTAGATTATCTGAGGTCTTCGACTCGACATCTTCTTTATAGCTTCCTGGCACTTGGCCTCTCGCTCAAGGCACAAATCGCCCATCTCCCAACACGGTCGGATTTGATCGAGAACTACGCACGCTGTGCCAGGGACGAGGTTCAAGATCTTGCTTCGCAGGGGATCGCAAGGCTCCAAGTTGTCCAGTCATTGTGTCTTCTCGCCTTGAGTGACATCCTGA TATGCAAACCATATCAAGCGCAAATGACGATTGGAACCGCATCTCGACTCGAAGCCTGTCGTTTAGCGGCCAACGATGCGTTCTCCGAACCCGTCGACACCGACCTAAGTCTTCGATGCTCCTGGAGCGTATACATTCTTGAAAGAGTTTTCAGTCCTCGCTTCTGTGTCTCAGACGAAGAAATACCCGGTCCAGACTTCCCGCAAAGTGCGCATATACCTCCACCATCGTCTTCAAGTGGTAGCGAAGATTATCCATCGGATCTCTACAATCCTTACACCTCCAGCGTTGACCACGGTGTTACTGCTTACTACATAAGAATGGTTTCAAATTGGGGTCATATCTCGCTTTGGTTGCACCATATTCAATATGCAAAGCCTGAGTCTCCGTGGTTACCAGGATCGAAGTATGCACAGCTCATTGCGAGGGTATACGAGTGCGATTCCCAGCTTCCAGCAGGACACTTGCTGCGGAACGTCGCCTTCTCTAAAAGGTCTCCGACTGAAGTCCTGCAGCAGCGAGAATATTGGATTCCGTGGGTACTGATGCAAGTCCAGTGTCATGCATACTTATCCATCCTTAATCACCCTTTTATACACCTAGTTGCTGTACGTAATTGCTCCAAGGGGCTTCAATCTGGAATTTTCCTACAGCATACCATAGATGCAGCCAGATTCCACTCGAATTGGGTATTCCACTTCTTGCGACTCTGCGATGAGCATCAACTCGAGCTGCGTGATCCTTTTATCGGGCACTTGGTTGCCGCAGTCGCTACTATTCCCTGGCTGCTACAATTTGTGGAGGATAAGCAAGTATCTCAGAAAGCCGCACATGATGTCACCTGGTGCAGCATGTACTTGTCCCGCATATCACAGACGTGGCCTTATATATATCAGAAG TTAGAGTTGATACAGAGTCTGCAGCTCATCGCCGAGTATCATGGTCAGAATCTACACGACAACGGACGGGGAGTGACTTTCCCTCCAAGGTTGCTATGGGAGTTACTGGATCCTGACATGTGCCACAAAGGTCCTCAAAGAGGAGGTCCAGAACAGGCACCTCAGGCCAGAATCCAGATCACCACCCATATGACACATCCGTTGGCGGAATCGTCAACACGGCCTACAGCTAGTGATTTAGCTCCGGACTTGAGTAGCAcctttgatgagaatggtGGGGATCCGGAGCAGGTCTACATAGATGACTTGGTGAGCCACTTCATGCTCTATAGCGGCTATGGGCAAATTGCGTAA
- a CDS encoding general substrate transporter has product MFLQRFVRNDATKNDPPEIYNVRTVLVSLIACGGALLFGMDMGVMGGVLTMPTFKEQYGLTDKPAAEIANLSSNIVSTIQAGSFLGCIISMWLANFIGRRLSLMAVALLVFVGVAMQAAASGHLSLMYIGRFITGIAVGIASTVSPLYVSENAPRGIRGLLTGFYQLSIVTGLTLAFWINYGCLLHVKGHAQYIIPLALQALPAVILSFGMVFANESPRFLAQKSPNKAIMVLSKLRGLPQDHPYIVDEMDKISLQLEEEGLLAANSTGWILIKEAFTVKSYRRRTFLCIMLMMWSNLTGTNAMTYYSPTIFKSVGLSSSSAGLFATGIYGIVKMVSCAIFIFFVTDTLGRRKSLLWTAVVQGLALFYVGFYVRFDPPKPDSPVGAPGYVAIVAIYIFAAVYQFGWGPVVWTYCSEIPAARMRALQMGMATASQWLFNFVVAKSTPSMFATLGKGGFGTYFVYGSFCFTMVVFAWVFVPETKGLALEDMDELFAQDDVRANFTPTRLAGVAVGGITKEDIDPKTEHVDKV; this is encoded by the exons ATGTTTTTGCAAAGGTTTGTGCGCAACGACGCAACGAAGAACGACCCCCCAGAGATCTACAATGTGAGGACTGTATTGGTTAGTTTGATA GCATGCGGTGGTGCACTCCTCTTCGGC ATGGATATGGGTGTTATGGGAGGCGTACTTACCATGCCTACATTCAAAGA ACAGTATGGTCTAACCGATAAACCTGCGGCCGAAATCGCCAATCTTTCTTCGAACATTGTCTCAACCATCCAGGCTGGATCATTTCTAGGCTGTATTATATCCATGTGGCTAGCCAACTTTATCGGTCGACGGCTCTCCCTTATGGCTGTCGCTCTTCTGGTATTCGTTGGTGTTGCCATGCAAGCTGCTGCTAGCGGCCATCTTTCACTCATGTATATCGGAAG GTTTATCACTGGCATTGCTGTCGGCATCGCCTCCACCGTTAGCCCACTTTATGTATCTGAGAACGCTCCGCGTGGCATCCGAGGTCTGCTTACTGGTTTCTACCAGCTCTCTATTGTTACAGGCTTGACG CTCGCGTTCTGGATCAATTACGGCTGCCTGCTTCACGTCAAGGGACACGCACAATACATCATACCCCTTGCTTTGCAGGCTCTTCCTGCTGTCATTTTATCTTTCGGCATGGTATTTGCCAACGAATCGCCTCGATTTCTTGCCCAGAAAAGCCCAAACAAGGCCATCATGGTTCTTTCCAAGCTGAGAGGATTGCCCCAGGACCATCCTTATATAGTGGATGAGATGGATAAAATTTCTTTACAGCTCGAGGAAGAGGGATTATTAGCCGCTAACAGCACAGGCTGGATTCTGATTAAAGAAGCGTTCACCGTCAAGTCATATAGACGTCGCACATTTCTCTGCATCATGCTCATGATGTGGAGTAACCTCACTGGTACCAATGCGATGACATATTACTCACCTACAATCTTCAAATCCGTAGGGTTATCGTCCTCTTCAGCTGGATTGTTCGCCACCGGAATCTATGGTATTGTAAAGATGGTGTCCTGTGCCATTTTTATCTTCTTTGTAACGGACACACTTGGGAGACGCAAGAGTCTTTTATGGACTGCTGTTGTGCAAGGATTGGCGTTGTTTTACGTCGGATTCTATGTTCGATTCGACCCTCCTAAGCCTGATTCTCCTGTTGGAGCTCCAGGTTACGTTGCCATAGTGGCCATCTATATTTTTGCTGCTGTCTATCAGTTTGGCTGGGGTCCTGTGGTCTGGACCTACTGCTCG GAAATCCCTGCTGCTCGTATGCGAGCTCTCCAGATGGGCATGGCGACTGCCAGCCAATGGCTGTTCAACTTTGTGGTTGCCAAAAGCACACCAAGCATGTTTGCTACGCTTGGCAAGGGAGGGTTTGGCACTTATTTTGTCTACGGCTCGTTCTGTTTTACGATGGTTGTATTTGCTTGGGTCTTTGTTCCCGAAACTAAAG GACTTGCTCTGGAGGATATGGATGAACTCTTCGCACAAGATGATGTACGTGCCAACTTCACACCGACTCGACTGGCTGGAGTTGCAGTAGGGGGTATTACGAAGGAAGACATTGATCCTAAGACTGAACATGTCGATAAGGTTTAG
- a CDS encoding putative arginine permease, with protein sequence MDSDKEKQDNVGSADLGSIGQGDGLAETGHLRRRLNNRQIQLIAAGGSIGTALFISIGGGLAKGGPANLLLAFTLYTMVLALVNNSVAEMNTYMPVAGGFIRLAGYWVDDALGFLAGWNFFLYEAFLIPFEITALNLVISFWSPEITKPGPTAGICAVVIILYGLINIVAVRGYGEAEFWLSGGKLILIFILFAFTFITMVGGNPQGDAYGFRHFSTPFASYLSTGDLGRFEGFLAALFTASFTVVGPEYISMVSAEAQRPSTYIKSAFITVYYRFCIFFVIGALAVGIVVPYNHPTLVELYYGGGGGGTAAASPYVIAMETLGVGVLPHIVNALILTSIFSAGNTYTYCATRALYSLALEGRAPRFLRYCNKRGTPVYCFYIVMLFPLLSFLQVSSSSAVVLTWLIALITGGGLISFVIMSITFINYHRACVAQNVDRKSRPYYGYFQPYGAWISLVIQTTILFTYGYYAFRSWSVEAFFQNYAMQIVALILFIGWKVVKKTKYIKPHKVDLIWERPQIEAYESSLLGEPVGFWTEMAQLVHFW encoded by the exons ATGGACTCGgacaaagagaagcaagACAACGTGGGCTCTGCTGATCTTGGTAGCATTGGTCAGGGCGATGGCCTGGCTGAGACGGGTCATCTGCGCCGCAGGTTGAACAATCGACAAATTCAACTTATCGCGGCTGGTGGTTCTATCGGAACAGCCCTCTTCATCAGTATCGGGGGTGGGCTGGCCAAGGGTGGCCCTGCCAATCTTTTGCTCGCCTTTACGCTTTACACAATGGTTCTTGCCCTCGTCAATAACTCCGTGGCCGAAATGAACACATATATGCCAGTCGCCGGTGGCTTTATTCGACTTGCGGGCTACTGGGTCGATGATGCCCTGGGCTTTCTTGCGGGGTGGAACTTTTTTCTCTATGAAGCATTTCTAATCCCCTTCGAGATCACTGCTCTGAATCTGGTTATATCCTTTTGGAGTCCAGAGATTACAAAACCAGGGCCAACCGCTGGTATTTGTGCTGTTGTTATTATTCTTTATGG ACTTATCAACATCGTAGCGGTACGCGGATATGGCGAGGCAGAATTCTGGCTTTCTGGCGGAAAACTCATACTTATCTTTATTCTTTTCGCATTCACCTTTATCACGATGGTTGGCGGCAACCCTCAGGGTGATGCATACGGCTTTCGACATTTCTCGACCCCATTTGCGAGTTATCTATCGACCGGCGACCTTGGCCGCTTTGAAGGATTTCTTGCTGCCCTCTTTACTGCGTCATTTACGGTTGTTGGTCCCGAATATATCTCAATGGTATCTGCAGAAGCACAACGACCATCTACATATATCAAATCCGCCTTTATCACCGTTTACTACCGATTCTGCATATTCTTCGTTATCGGGGCCTTGGCTGTTGGTATTGTTGTCCCATATAATCACCCAACTCTGGTCGAGCTATACTATGGTGGGGGAGGTGGCGGTACTGCTGCAGCCTCGCCATATGTTATTGCTATGGAGACACTTGGCGTTGGAGTTCTGCCCCATATTGTCAATGCCTTGATCCTCACTTCGATCTTCTCAGCTGGTAATACATATACTTATTGTGCTACTCGAGCATTGTATTCACTAGCCCTTGAAGGTCGGGCACCGCGGTTCCTACGGTATTGTAACAAGAGAGGAACTCCAGTGTATTGCTTTTACATTGTCATGCTATTTCCTCTCTTATCTTTCCTACAG GTCAGCAGTAGCTCAGCTGTTGTCTTGACATGGCTTATCGCTCTGATCACTGGCGGTGGACTGATTTCGTTCGTCATTATGTCCATAACTTTCATCAATTACCACAGAGCATGTGTAGCTCAAAACGTCGACCGCAAGAGCCGTCCCTACTATGGCTACTTTCAACCCTATGGCGCCTGGATTTCACTTGTCATCCAGACCACAATTCTCTTCACCTACGGGTACTACGCATTCCGCTCGTGGAGCGTCGAAGCATTCTTTCAGAACTATGCAATGCAGATCGTTGCTCTAATACTTTTTATTGGGTGGAAGGTAGTCAAGAAAACGAAGTATATCAAGCCTCATAAGGTAGATCTGATTTGGGAACGTCCTCAGATTGAAGCTTATGAAAGCTCTTTGTTGGGTGAGCCTGTTGGATTCTGGACCGAGATGGCTCAATTAGTGCATTTTTGGTAG